A genomic window from Fusarium falciforme chromosome 2, complete sequence includes:
- a CDS encoding Phosphoinositide phospholipase C, which translates to MLPSVALWALLATTSHAAYVQSRDCSTDTADFRLIPEGLRASVNASRDTFDTDFHLVANYANGTECDSTSPLDLVPIFTVVDYNGAHQYPGQIVNTSCAKYGPLEARLRLEITSTFNRSTLLDTFEITLGLMTHDGTPLLCVEANLTPEVRPWTQLLSFWLPVLFFSVASLVASWPLQQTEHHAVFSDAQDRNNHRMARASEMLAYIQFIYFSGALSLRYPGFLQPLIGFSSWSTLMLPAGPVSDQSRYVGVRDGIYETNGTLTGAPGFVILSQITSSPGMSMNWFNTIVFALIVLLFFFVSIHVRELLREQGCPNLTNTSQKPLSRFKERSWAVSRLFLSLFLLPLSAWSTYQLSNRMILQNSAVAILALVLLLSSFWWTWTHANSSADIGLFVIQGETRLRGQASKERTRKYHALNIFSLMLLRGIIIGGLQEHTHTQFGNLLGLELLHLICTAYWSGVSSLLSLSGVLYGSRLVLFSLHTAFLPGVTDLPSKILLGYIILSWHLAVLIGIFLIPIFLELVHRSLAGWTSKAGVTDPEKTAPAMRVSSSSKSDRSTKGPAGFLFSAAGTHSHSQYLADIILSRELRASSHSLSDGVSVTDFLKFMKNVQGEDLELETSSLLSSFFSSDSVPDLNSLEAQVSSKSPKISISGISELFLSKQNLAIRKTLRQYDLDRPINEYFICSSHNTYLMGRQVLTRSTVQGYISVLSQGCRSIEVDCWDGRDGQPIVKHGYSLTASISFQDVIDTINQYAFLASDFPLWISLEVHCSPRQKSIMAQIMRDTFGSKLVTEPLSDLLGPLPSPSQLRGRILIKAKVAKGVESSQEPRVSNDIPASTRSSQDHGSLTEAESTDSTSTIDSSTINQEACSQISQPQPPANDPLEELAVYGPGKRLPRPSKVEATGNFIYSVSEANFKSYLKQKHGESSLGFLNAKHMVRVYPDASRIDSSNLSPLQYWRYGVQMAALNYQTNDLNMGLNQAMFNGGTDNSGYVLKPERLRQPPELIPDHVQELRFSIDVLMTKDLCWPETTSENASTYVQIKLLVADAHKQDASQTKLRTRSIPLQRHDVILDSRLGFQVKTQYPSLVFLKWSVKLSSDTQGYPRQSTLASGMAKLENLKQGYRLLPLKKSFQDEEGCGYLICKLDKSFCDQDGAGSQGVGKRDTLV; encoded by the exons ATGCTTCCAAGCGTTGCCCTTTGGGCGCTGCTGGCTACAACGAGCCATGCGGCATATGTTCAATCTCGGGACTGTTCCACCGATACTGCCGACTTTAGGTTAATCCCTGAGGGTCTTCGAGCTTCCGTCAACGCTAGCCGCGATACTTTCGACACCGATTTTCACCTAGTTGCAAACTATGCCAACGGCACCGAATGTGACTCCACGTCTCCTCTGGATCTTGTGCCGATATTCACGGTGGTCGACTATAATGGCGCCCATCAATACCCCGGACAAATTGTCAACACGTCTTGCGCCAAGTACGGTCCGTTAGAGGCCAGGCTGAGACTTGAGATCACTTCAACTTTTAACCGGTCTACCTTACTCGACACCTTCGAGATCACACTCGGTTTAATGACACACGATGGCACTCCTTTGCTGTGTGTCGAGGCCAACCTGACACCCGAAGTTCGACCCTGGACACAACTCCTCAGTTTCTGGCTTCCCGTGCTCTTCTTTTCCGTGGCCTCTCTGGTTGCCTCTTGGCCTTTGCAGCAAACTGAACACCACGCTGTCTTCTCGGATGCCCAAGACAGGAATAACCACCGCATGGCCAGAGCTTCCGAGATGCTGGCATACATCCAGTTCATCTACTTCTCTGGCGCACTCAGCCTCCGATATCCCGGCTTCCTTCAACCCCTAATCGGCTTCAGCAGCTGGTCGACCTTAATGTTACCCGCAGGCCCGGTCTCGGACCAATCGCGATACGTCGGTGTCAGAGATGGTATCTACGAGACCAATGGGACACTTACTGGTGCGCCAGGCTTTGTGATATTATCGCAGATCACGAGCTCTCCAGGCATGTCAATGAATTGGTTCAACACCATCGTCTTTGCACTTATTGTTCTGTTGTTCTTCTTTGTCTCTATTCATGTCCGGGAGCTGCTTCGCGAACAAGGCTGCCCCAACTTGACAAACACCAGTCAAAAGCCTTTGTCACGCTTTAAAGAACGATCTTGGGCCGTTTCGAGACTGTTTCTTAGTCTCTTTCTGCTCCCCTTGAGCGCCTGGTCTACATATCAACTCTCCAATCGCATGATCCTGCAGAACTCAGCTGTCgccatccttgccctcgTGCTCCTACTGTCTTCTTTCTGGTGGACCTGGACCCATGCCAATTCTTCGGCAGACATTGGGCTTTTCGTTATTCAAGGAGAGACCCGTCTTCGCGGTCAAGCCTCGAAGGAGCGGACACGCAAATACCACGCATTGAACATCTTTTCTTTGATGCTACTCCGTGGCATCATCATTGGAGGTCTACAAGAGCATACTCACACCCAATTTGGCAATCTGCTCGGGCTCGAACTTCTACACTTGATATGCACGGCGTATTGGAGTGGAGTTTCTTCTTTGCTTTCGCTCTCGGGAGTTTTATACGGATCGAGACTGGTCCTCTTTTCACTGCATACGGCATTTCTCCCAGGAGTCACTGACCTTCCCTCCAAGATCCTACTCGGGTACATCATTCTTTCATGGCACTTGGCTGTTCTCATTGGCATTTTTCTCATTCCCATATTTCTGGAACTTGTGCACCGAAGCCTTGCAGGTTGGACATCAAAAGCTGGCGTCACGGACCCTGAGAAGACGGCTCCT GCCATGCgtgtctcttcttcctctaaATCCGACCGCTCTACAAAGGGCCCTGCAGGTTTTTTGTTCTCCGCTGCAGGGACACACAGCCATAGCCAGTATCTGGCCGACATAATTCTAAGTCGAGAATTACGCGCCTCTTCCCACAGCCTCAGCGATGGAGTTTCTGTTACCGACTTCTTGAAGTTCATGAAGAATGTCCAGGGCGAAGATCTGGAGCTTGAGACGTCCTCACTACTGTCATCATTCTTTAGCTCGGATTCTGTCCCCGACTTAAACAGCCTGGAAGCTCAAGTATCCTCAAAATCCCCCAAAATATCTATCAGTGGGATCAGTGAGCTTTTCTTGTCAAAGCAGAACCTGGCCATCAGAAAAACGCTACGTCAATATGATCTTGACCGACCGATCAACGAGTATTTTATCTGCAGCTCGCACAACACATACCTTATGGGTCGCCAGGTTCTCACACGTTCAACAGTCCAAGGATACATCTCTGTACTTTCTCAGGGATGTCGATCTATCGAGGTTGACTGTTGGGACGGACGAGATGGACAGCCGATTGTTAAGCACGGCTACAGCTTGACAGCGTCCATCAGTTTTCAAGATGTGATAGATACCATCAACCAATACGCCTTTCTAGCCTCAGACTTTCCTCTTTGGATTTCACTGGAGGTGCATTGCAGCCCTCGTCAGAAAAGCATCATGGCTCAGATAATGAGGGACACCTTCGGGTCGAAACTGGTAACAGAGCCTCTGTCTGACCTCTTGGGACCGCTTCCATCCCCTTCACAGCTGCGAGGGAGAATCTTGATCAAGGCAAAAGTTGCAAAAGGCGTCGAGTCTAGTCAAGAACCCCGAGTATCGAATGACATTCCCGCCTCGACGAGATCGTCGCAGGATCACGGCAGCCTGACAGAGGCAGAAAGCACTGACTCGACGTCCACTATCGACTCTTCTACTATCAATCAGGAGGCCTGTAGCCAAATCTCTCAACCACAACCTCCTGCGAACGATCCCTTGGAGGAGCTAGCGGTCTACGGACCAGGCAAACGGCTACCCCGCCCGAGCAAAGTCGAAGCAACTGGAAACTTCATCTACTCCGTCTCAGAGGCCAATTTCAAGTCCTACCTGAAACAGAAGCACGGCGAAAGCTCACTTGGTTTCCTTAACGCCAAACACATGGTGCGAGTCTATCCAGACGCGAGTCGGATAGACTCATCTAACCTGAGCCCTCTTCAATATTGGCGATACGGCGTGCAGATGGCAGCCTTGAACTACCAAACAAACGACCTGAATATGGGACTTAATCAGGCCATGTTTAATGGCGGCACTGATAATTCTGGTTACGTGTTGAAGCCCGAGAGACTGCGTCAGCCTCCAGAGCTCATCCCAGACCACGTCCAGGAGCTACGGTTCTCCATCGATGTACTAATGACAAAAGATCTCTGCTGGCCAGAGACAACTTCAGAAAATGCCTCGACATACGTCCAGATCAAGCTTCTGGTAGCCGATGCACACAAACAGGATGCATCCCAGACAAAACTTCGGACCAGGAGCATCCCTCTTCAGCGACACGACGTGATACTCGATTCTCGTCTTGGCTTTCAAGTCAAGACTCAGTATCCAAGCCTCGTCTTTCTGAAATGGTCTGTCAAGCTGTCCTCAGACACTCAGGGTTACCCCCGTCAATCTACACTAGCCTCGGGGATGGCCAAGCTTGAGAATCTCAAGCAAGGTTACCGGCTTTTGCCTTTGAAGAAGTCTTTTCAAGACGAGGAGGGCTGCGGTTACTTGATCTGTAAGCTGGATAAATCTTTCTGCGATCAGGATGGTGCAGGAAGTCAAGGTGTTGGAAAACGAGACACTCTGGTTTGA
- a CDS encoding PKS-ER domain-containing protein: MASLEVPAQQRAAIRQGVGPESTTSIETIDVPKPGPGQILVKVNWSGLCGSDKSLLHNEWKDFGLSMMDVTKGIAGHEGAGPVVAVGEGMEKRWKVGDRAGVKWIASTCGECEFCLNGVDEVHCPNQTNSGFSVPGTFQEYVIADGRYTTKLPDGVLDEEAGPIMCGGVTAYSACKRSNVKPGQWIVLPGAGGGLGHFAVQYAKAMGMRVIAIDGGDHKRELCTKLGAEVFIDFKETKDITAEIMKITKYGAHGVIVTAATRAAYESAPGFLRPNGTVVAVGLPQDSTIIAGCAPMTMVLRRLNVVGSVVGNLKDVEEALDFTARGLVRPILSKGKLEDLDDWVHKLATGQVAGRCVLEVTAQA; this comes from the exons ATGGCTTCCCTCGAGGTTCCCGCTCAGCAGCGTGCTGCCATCCGCCAAGGCGTCGGCCCCGAGTCAACCACCTCCATCGAGACCATCGATGTCCCCAAGCCTGGCCCCGGCCAGATTCTGGTCAAGGTCAACTGGTCTGGTCTCTGCGGCTCAGACAAGTCTCTTCTGCACAACGAGTGGAAGGACTTTGGCCTCAGCATGATGGACGTTACCAAGGGCATTGCCGGCCACGAAGGAGCTGGTCCCGTCGTTGCTGTTGGTGAGGGTATGGAGAAGCGGTGGAAGGTTGGTGACCGTGCTGGTGTCAAGTGGATTGCCAGCACCTGCGGCGAGTGCGAGTTCTGCCTCAATGGTGTGGACGAGGTGCACTGCCCCAACCAGACAAACAGTGGTTTCTCTGTTCCTGGAACATTCCAGGAGTACGTCATCGCCGATGGTCGGTATACTACCAAGCTCCCCGACGGTgtccttgatgaggaggctGGTCCCATCATGTGCGGAGGAGTCACAGCTTACAGCGCCTGCAAGCG ATCCAATGTCAAGCCTGGCCAGTGGATTGTCCTTCCCGGCGCTGGCGGTGGTCTCGGCCACTTTGCTGTCCAGtacgccaaggccatgggcaTGCGAGTCATTGCCATCGATGGCGGAGACCACAAGCGCGAGCTGTGCACGAAGCTCGGCGCCGAGGTCTTTATCGACTtcaaggagaccaaggacaTCACAGCCGAGATTATGAAGATCACAAAGTACGGAGCCCATGGTGTGATCGTCACAGCCGCCACCCGAGCAGCCTACGAGTCTGCTCCCGGATTCCTCCGCCCCAACGGCactgttgttgctgtcggTCTTCCTCAGGACAGCACCATCATTGCTGGCTGTGCCCCTATGACCATGGTTCTTCGACGGTTGAACGTTGTCGGAAGTGTCGTTGGTAACCTTAAGGACGTCGAAGAGGCTCTCGACTTTACCGCCCGAGGTCTCGTCCGC CCTATTCTATCAAAGGGCAAGCTTGAGGACCTCGATGACTGGGTCCACAAGCTGGCCACTGGTCAAGTTGCTGGACGCTGTGTGCTTGAAGTCACCGCCCAGGCTTAA
- a CDS encoding Chitinase encodes MTPVYLRYPFLLSCIVLTLSLFFISKDASVVQFATSLQEKLPWPWADMSRRADDETPSGDNPIDQSGPDNGNSVQESEPDFTCSKDRKCSNGACCGKDNWCGYGPTYCGKGCQSNCDAFAECGQYAKKPGQTCPLNVCCSEFGYCGTQTNYCNNKCQSNCGAPTRPKGKGGDVRKHIIGYYESWKSSGENCGEMTPYQIPAEHLDAVNLAFAYITPKNYDIVPMENQSESIFQQVADVKKRSPSTEIWLSVGGWTFNDNHTATQPIFGELAADSAKAKGFAHKLVAMMNHYGFDGVDLDWEYPGATDRGGKKETELKNFPTLLKNIREVLDQQLQRPKISITVPTSYWYLRWFDLPELAKHLDFFNVMSYDLHGTWDSSNPIGPYVYAHTNLTEIKLALDLFWREDISPDIINLGLAFYGRSFKLKDPSCSDPGCGFEGPGEEGRCTKTAGILSYREINELRGPASTYKGSYTVHDKEAGVNYMVYGENLENWISFDTKETFEQKIDYANELGLRGLLIWAIDQDDDRYTALKAVTGDEISPRVEESEVIGHWDVNKCYVTECKVDCRDGFTKMTNLNDDAKTKKGCGGNHKRRTLCCPSWGAPDPSTCSWKDCRGTCDAGDILFATDHYGNGGRQCWSGTKKFCCPANNGNRAVASCSWFSKDSCPKERPQKLYSYTEGQQLDSETVFSSRTFCCPEKPKFENCKWYGDVGSCNNNFCPKDKIQVAGSSTRPGGRCSYGRKAVMCCDPPIGDDPILPVALEDLFPYIIPEDSEPVYYESIDSTSDSVPNTDDLEDPNEQPFAWIIMVGDEEDVQSLRKRDGSHLELFECPNPTQDDYQVQKLKAVCMSEGEGSNCEHLKLGGAHGTIARLPEHCGPDEWVRVVSFEPVEDHPMPSHLQKRAPQGAKIYQLEYDYNFHERREDGGEVFVRIDGSTHPGYWDQIVASKTGQGITRRSPENWRQDEMAWFAERGFVHNQTETTKRGESPSTGWWVKQFKTLLDEHSDYGVHKKFNYKQVLYNANKTCRWTGGLGQASLEARLEGSLETTFDYGISLIGTLKQFNFDQAYAYFHVSNFDMEAVSVVDAYAGIQMQTRKSPILGWLDLFGANFNVKGLVEVGPFFDIQAQLRAALKLSGEARAGLTFKSRAITWMYPQAMDEWPDTNAFTTHEPDIGLRPKREISVRASGDLTVAINPALGFQVKLTWLGKQLVNQDIRLNFQTDYTFSVTAQKGGKSTCDGLLMGVDLRYGLTIDMSKPLPGWGGTGLHHTVVAPRSIQLAETQCKKWETPELDPTDGDGKRAVNSRHLFSRVDDIEDDALFPDTAGASLRCLEDFNTPTGDCQDRTADDDEPESESLVKRNLFKRSSKDIFSICDGVKKISINGVTFPSSGVMTKTTGKYKDTEFETWGPEDKTDCDDYSFEKSDKPPPGESKYYESEHVLEWQTLTGFLEHMGDIKDTPGSTPHVAKSPFKGWDTKNPVPLEVREGNKKYAQTEKINFCHYVWLWWSQRKFQYKGYNKPAFDHLVMAIPNNAFYTDELQLLWKGSNNIKQSLWQPAETYDIRSPETMEAYLRGDKVNGKKKDVNDAINVLRNLMFAVRYMAKPDVKRVMFNQADRIYKRLNEFEDMFVAEGKIEGFSEYVYEKLDLGEKWQKWCKDSYTTANMRQKDFFELWIPRLKTDYLGDKDEGSDGDDEDSGSENAGSDAGSKGGTETNQEIIKRVQKLVDAYEEFKQNPWTNPFDWD; translated from the exons ATGACTCCAGTATATCTCCGATATCCCTTTCTTTTATCATGTATCGTTCTTAcactctctctcttcttcatctctaa GGATGCATCTGTTGTCCAATTTGCAACTTCTCTCCAGGAGAAGCTACCATGGCCGTGGGCAGACATGTCTCGGCGtgccgacgacgagacccCTTCTGGCGACAACCCCATCGACCAAAGTGGACCAGACAACGGCAACTCGGTCCAGGAAAGTGAACCGGATTTTACTTGTTCCAAGGATAGGAAATGCTCCAACGGCGCTTGTTGCGGTAAGGATAACTGGTGCGGCTACGGACCAACCTACTGTGGCAAGGGCTGCCAGTCCAACTGTGATGCTTTTGCCGAGTGCGGCCAGTACGCCAAGAAGCCCGGCCAGACATGTCCACTCAATGTGTGCTGTTCTGAGTTTGGATACTGCGGCACGCAAACCAACTATTGCAACAACAAATGCCAGTCCAACTGCGGTGCCCCAACTCGACCCAAGGGCAAAGGTGGCGACGTCCGGAAGCATATCATTGGCTACTATGAGAGTTGGAAGTCGTCTGGGGAGAATTGCGGAGAAATGACCCCGTACCAGATCCCGGCTGAGCATCTTGATGCTGTCAACCTCGCCTTTGCATACATTACACCCAAGAAT TACGACATCGTTCCAATGGAGAACCAGTCCGAGTCCATCTTCCAGCAGGTGGCAGACGTCAAAAAGCGCAGCCCAAGTACTGAGATTTGGCTCTCAGTGGGTGGGTGGACGTTCAACGACAACCACACCGCTACCCAGCCCATCTTTGGCGAACTTGCTGCTGATAGTGCCAAAGCAAAGGGCTTTGCGCATAAGCTTGTAGCCATGATGAACCACTACGGCTTCGACGGAGTTGATCTCGACTGGGAGTACCCTGGCGCCACAGACCGAGGCGGCAAGAAGGAGACGGAGCTGAAGAACTTCCCAACCCTTCTGAAGAATATCCGGGAAGTACTTGACCAACAACTCCAGCGGCCCAAGATTTCTATCACCGTCCCGACATCCTACTGGTACCTTCGTTGGTTTGATCTCCCAGAGCTGGCCAAGCACCTCGACTTCTTCAATGTCATGAGCTACGATCTTCACGGCACCTGGGATTCTTCCAACCCGATTGGTCCATATGTCTATGCCCATACCAATCTTACCGAGATCAAGCTCGCCCTTGACTTATTTTGGAGAGAGGACATTAGCCCAGACATTATCAACTTGGGTTTGGCTTTCTATGGACGATCCTTCAAGCTGAAGGACCCTTCCTGCTCTGACCCTGGCTGCGGCTTTGAGGGCCCAGGTGAGGAAGGCCGATGTACTAAAACCGCTGGTATCCTATCCTACCGGGAAATCAACGAGCTTCGGGGGCCAGCAAGCACATACAAAGGTTCATATACTGTTCATGACAAGGAAGCTGGGGTCAATTACATGGTGTATGGCGAAAACCTGGAGAACT GGATCTCCTTTGATACGAAGGAGACTTTCGAGCAGAAGATTGACTACGCAAACGAGCTTGGTCTTCGCGGTCTCTTGATCTGGGCCATTGATCAAGACGATGATCGATACACGGCACTCAAGGCTGTAACTGGAGATGAAATCAGCCCCAGAGTGGAAGAGAGCGAGGTAATTGGGCATTGGGATGTCAACAAGTGTTACGTGACCGAATGCAAGGTGGATTGTCGGGATGGGTTCACCAAGATG ACAAACTTGAACGATgacgccaagaccaagaaagGATGTGGAGGCAACCACAAGCGACGAACTCTGTGCTGTCCGTCCTGGGGCGCTCCGGATCCCTCGACATGTTCGTGGAAGGACTGTCGGGGGACATGCGATGCAGGCGACATTTTATTCGCCACGGACCATTACGGAAACGGAGGCCGTCAATGCTGGAGTGGCACGAAGAAGTTCTGCTGTCCGGCAAACAATGGCAACAGAGCCGTGGCATCCTGCAGCTGGTTCAGCAAGGACTCGTGCCCCAAGGAGCGGCCCCAGAAGCTCTACAGCTATACCGAAGGCCAGCAGCTTGACAGCGAGACTGTCTTTAGTTCGCGAACTTTTTGCTGCCCCGAGAAACCGAAGTTCGAAAACTGCAAGTGGTATGGCGATGTGGGCTCGTGTAACAACAACTTCTGccccaaggacaagatccAGGTTGCGGGCAGCAGTACTCGCCCCGGGGGAAGGTGTAGCTATGGCCGCAAAGCCGTCATGTGCTGTGATCCTCCAATTGG GGACGATCCTATCCTTCCCGTGGCTCTGGAAGATCTCTTTCCCTACATCATTCCTGAGGACAGCGAGCCAGTCTATTATGAGTCCATCGACA gCACTTCTGACTCCGTTCCAAACACCGACGACCTGGAAGACCCCAATGAACAACCCTTTG CATGGATTATCATGgttggcgatgaagaggatgtgCAGTCCCTCCGCAAGCGCGACGGGTCCCATCTCGAGCTCTTCGAATGTCCCAACCCAACACAAGACGACTATCAAGTCCAGAAGCTCAAAGCGGTCTGTATGTcggagggagagggaagcAACTGCGAACATCTCAAGCTTGGTGGTGCTCACGGGACAATCGCGCGTCTCCCAGAGCACTGTGGGCCTGATGAATGGGTTCGCGTCGTCTCGTTTGAGCCAGTTGAGGATCACCCGATGCCGTCTCACCTACAAAAGCGTGCTCCCCAAGGTGCTAAGATCTATCAGTTGGAGTATGACTACAACTTTCACGAACGCCGGGAAGACGGCGGAGAGGTATTCGTCCGCATTGACGGCTCTACTCATCCGGGCTACTGGGATC AGATCGTAGCCTCTAAGACAGGCCAGGGAATCACTCGCCGGAGCCCAGAAAACTGGCGACAAGACGAAATGGCCTGGTTTGCTGAACGCGGATTTGTCCACAACCAAACAGAGACGACGAAACGTGGTGAATCGCCATCAACGGGATGGTGGGTGAAGCAGTTCAAGACTCTGCTGGACGAACACAGCGACTATGGTGTCCACAAGAAGTTTAACTACAAACAGGTCCTGTACAACGCGAACAAGACTTGTCGGTGGACAGGGGGACTGGGCCAGGCTTCTCTCGAGGCCAGGCTAGAGGGCTCACTCGAGACGACTTTCGACTACGGCATCTCGCTCATCGGCACTTTGAAGCAGTTCAACTTCGACCAAGCTTATGCCTACTTCCACGTAAGCAATTTTGACATGGAAGCCGTGAGCGTTGTGGATGCATATGCCGGGATTCAGATGCAGACCAGAAAGTCGCCTATTC TGGGCTGGCTGGACCTTTTCGGTGCAAACTTCAATGTGAAAGGTCTCGTTGAAGTTGGGCCATTCTTTGATATCCAGGCGCAGCTGCGCGCGGCGCTCAAGTTATCAGG CGAAGCCCGTGCTGGCCTGACATTCAAGTCTAGGGCTATCACTTGGATGTATCCGCA GGCCATGGACGAATGGCCAGACACGAACGCATTCACCACCCACGAACCAGACATTGGACTCCGCCCTAAGAGAGAGATCAGCGTCAGGGCCAGTGGCGACCTCACTGTTGCTATCAATCCAGCTCTCGGCTTCCAGGTCAAGCTCACCTGGCTCGGCAAGCAGCTTGTCAATCAGGACATCCGCCTCAACTTCCAGACTGACTACACCTTCTCTGTTACTGCGCAGAAAGGTGGAAAGTCGACCTGTGATGGGCTGCTGATGGGTGTTGACCTGCGATATGGACTCACCATCGACATGTCCAAGCCACTCCCAGGTTGGGGAGGTACAGGACTCCATCACACGGTTGTCGCGCCGAGATCCATTCAGCTCGCAGAGACCCAGTGCAAGAAGTGGGAGACCCCTGAACTCGACCCAaccgatggcgatggcaaaAGAGCAGTCAATTCCAGACATCTCTTCTCTCGCGTTGATGATATTGAGGATGACGCACTCTTTCCAGACACAGCAGGCGCATCACTCAGGTGCCTGGAGGACTTCAACACGCCTACTGGGGACTGTCAAGACCGTAccgccgacgatgatgagccaGAGAGTGAGTCTCTGGTGAAAAGAAACCTCTTCAAGAGAAGTTCCAAGGACATTTTCTCCATTTGCGACGGCGTCAAGAAAATCAGTATCAACGGCGTGACCTTTCCATCTTCTGGTGTCATGACCAAGACAACCGGCAAGTATAAGGACACGGAATTCGAGACCTGGGGACCAGAGGACAAGACAGACTGCGACGACTACTCCTTCGAGAAATCCGACAAACCCCCACCCGGCGAGTCCAAGTACTACGAATCGGAGCATGTGCTGGAATGGCAGACTCTTACGGGCTTTCTAGAGCATATGGGCGATATCAAGGACACTCCGGGCAGCACGCCACACGTGGCCAAGAGCCCATTCAAAGGCTGGGACACCAAGAATCCAGTGCCCTTAGAAGTCCGCGAGGGAAACAAAAAGTACGCACAGACCGAAAAAATCAACTTTTGTCACTACGTTTGGCTCTGGTGGTCGCAACGGAAGTTCCAGTACAAGGGCTATAACAAGCCCGCCTTCGACCATCTCGTCATGGCGATCCCCAACAACGCTTTCTACACGGATGAGCTGCAGCTTCTCTGGAAAGGATCCAATAACATTAAACAAAG TTTGTGGCAGCCCGCCGAGACATACGACATCCGTTCGCCCGAAACAATGGAGGCTTACTTGCGAGGCGACAAGGTGAatggaaagaagaaagatgTCAATGATGCCATAAATGTCCTCCGGAATCTCATGTTTGCCGTTCGATAT ATGGCAAAGCCAGATGTGAAGAGGGTCATGTTCAACCAGGCTGACCGAATCTACAAGAGACT GAATGAGTTTGAAGACATGTTTGTTGCAGAAGGA AAAATTGAAGGATTCAGCGAGTACGTTTACGAGAAGCTCGACCTCGGTGAGAAATGGCAGAAGTGGTGCAAGGACTCATACACAACGGCGAATATGAGGCAAAAGG ACTTTTTCGAGCTATGGATTCCGAGACTGAAGACGGATTACCTGGGCGATAAAGACGAGGGCAgcgatggagatgatgaggattCGGGCAGCGAGAATGCAGGGTCCGACGCGGGGTCTAAGGGAGGGACTGAGACCAACCAGGAGATCATAAAGCGAGTGCAAAAGCTGGTTGATGCGTACGAAGAGTTCAAGCAGAATCCATGGACCAACCCATTCGACTGGGATTAG